The following coding sequences lie in one Arthrobacter sp. SLBN-122 genomic window:
- the hisB gene encoding imidazoleglycerol-phosphate dehydratase HisB, with the protein MSPTGSNTAAARTARMERATSESSVLVEINLDGTGVSDIDTSVPFYDHMLTALCKHSLIDMTVKATGDTHIDVHHTVEDVAITFGEVLRTALGNKAGIRRFGEATVPLDEALANAVVDVSGRPYLVHGGEPAGQEYHLIGGHFTGSLTRHVFEAITLHAGICLHMNVLAGRDPHHIVEAQFKAFARALRAAVEPDPRVEGIPSTKGAL; encoded by the coding sequence ATGAGTCCCACCGGATCGAATACGGCTGCGGCCCGGACCGCCCGCATGGAGCGTGCCACCAGCGAGTCCTCCGTACTCGTGGAGATCAACCTCGACGGCACCGGCGTATCGGACATCGATACTTCCGTGCCGTTCTACGACCACATGCTCACGGCCCTGTGCAAGCACTCCCTGATCGACATGACGGTCAAGGCCACGGGCGACACCCACATCGACGTCCACCACACAGTGGAGGACGTGGCCATTACCTTCGGTGAGGTGCTGCGGACCGCCCTGGGCAACAAGGCCGGGATCCGCCGGTTCGGCGAAGCCACCGTGCCGCTGGACGAAGCGCTTGCCAACGCTGTGGTGGACGTCTCCGGCCGCCCATACCTGGTGCACGGCGGCGAGCCGGCCGGCCAGGAGTACCACCTGATTGGCGGCCACTTCACCGGTTCCCTGACCCGCCACGTTTTCGAGGCCATCACGCTGCACGCCGGCATCTGCCTGCACATGAACGTGCTCGCCGGCCGCGACCCGCACCACATCGTCGAGGCACAGTTCAAGGCCTTCGCACGCGCCCTCCGCGCCGCCGTCGAACCCGATCCCCGGGTCGAGGGCATTCCCTCCACCAAGGGGGCGCTGTGA
- the hisH gene encoding imidazole glycerol phosphate synthase subunit HisH: MSGQVLKDGAITDPSASRKLPSPEGKPTVTVLDYGSGNVRSAVRALERAGAEVILSAKPEDVLNADGLVVPGVGAFETVMRELKAVDGIRLIGRRVAGGRPVLGICVGLQVLFEAGVEHGTEAEGIGEWPGKVEALPAEVVPHMGWNTVKVPDGSKLFAGVENERFYFVHSYGVQEWNFDVIQPRMAPPLVTWSEHGGPFIAAVENGPLCATQFHPEKSGDAGARLLRNWVEGLRKPVGGQPAAAPADAGSDA; this comes from the coding sequence GTGAGCGGCCAGGTCCTGAAGGACGGCGCCATCACCGACCCGTCAGCTTCGCGCAAACTGCCTTCACCGGAGGGCAAGCCCACCGTCACCGTGCTCGACTACGGCTCCGGGAACGTCCGGTCCGCCGTGCGCGCACTGGAACGTGCCGGAGCGGAAGTGATCCTCAGCGCCAAGCCTGAAGATGTACTGAACGCTGACGGCCTGGTGGTCCCGGGTGTGGGTGCGTTCGAAACCGTCATGCGCGAACTCAAGGCCGTTGACGGTATCCGGCTCATCGGCAGGCGGGTGGCAGGCGGCCGTCCCGTGCTCGGCATCTGCGTGGGCCTCCAGGTCCTCTTCGAAGCCGGAGTGGAACACGGCACCGAAGCCGAGGGCATCGGCGAGTGGCCCGGCAAGGTCGAGGCCCTCCCGGCCGAGGTGGTACCGCACATGGGCTGGAACACCGTTAAGGTCCCGGATGGCTCCAAACTCTTCGCTGGCGTCGAAAACGAACGGTTCTACTTCGTGCATTCATATGGCGTGCAGGAATGGAACTTCGACGTCATCCAGCCCCGGATGGCGCCGCCCCTGGTGACCTGGTCTGAGCACGGCGGCCCGTTCATCGCGGCGGTCGAGAATGGCCCCCTCTGCGCCACCCAGTTCCACCCGGAGAAGTCCGGCGACGCCGGCGCGCGGCTCCTGCGCAACTGGGTGGAAGGCCTGCGCAAGCCTGTCGGCGGCCAACCCGCTGCAGCGCCGGCAGACGCTGGCAGCGACGCCTAG
- the priA gene encoding bifunctional 1-(5-phosphoribosyl)-5-((5-phosphoribosylamino)methylideneamino)imidazole-4-carboxamide isomerase/phosphoribosylanthranilate isomerase PriA, protein MTTAHDLPVLELLPAVDVVNGQAVRLVQGEAGSETSYGTPLEAALNWQQQGAEWVHLVDLDAAFGRGSNADLLREVVGRLDIKVELSGGLRDDQTLEAALDLGVARVNLGTAALENPEWTRRAIERFGDKIAVGLDVRGTTLAGRGWTKEGGDLWDVLGRLEEAGCARYVVTDVTKDGTLQGPNVELLRQMVEKTGKPVVASGGISSLDDLKVLRSLVPLGVEGAIVGKALYAGAFTLPEALDVAGRR, encoded by the coding sequence ATGACCACCGCACATGACCTGCCGGTACTTGAACTTCTGCCAGCCGTCGACGTCGTCAACGGCCAGGCCGTCCGGCTGGTCCAGGGCGAGGCCGGCAGCGAAACCAGCTACGGAACGCCCCTTGAAGCTGCACTGAACTGGCAGCAGCAGGGCGCCGAGTGGGTGCACCTGGTGGACCTGGATGCCGCTTTCGGCCGCGGCTCCAACGCTGACCTGCTCCGTGAGGTTGTGGGCCGGCTGGACATCAAGGTGGAGCTCTCCGGCGGCCTCCGGGATGACCAGACCCTGGAAGCCGCCCTTGACCTGGGCGTGGCCCGGGTCAACCTGGGGACGGCTGCGCTGGAGAATCCGGAGTGGACCCGGCGGGCCATCGAGCGGTTTGGCGACAAGATCGCCGTCGGCCTTGATGTCCGCGGAACAACTCTGGCCGGCCGGGGCTGGACCAAGGAAGGCGGGGATCTCTGGGACGTGCTGGGCCGTCTCGAGGAGGCCGGCTGTGCCCGGTACGTCGTGACCGACGTGACCAAGGACGGCACGCTGCAGGGACCCAACGTCGAGCTCCTGCGCCAGATGGTGGAAAAGACCGGCAAGCCCGTGGTGGCCTCCGGCGGCATCTCCAGCCTGGATGACTTGAAGGTCCTCCGGTCCCTGGTCCCCCTGGGCGTCGAAGGCGCCATCGTGGGCAAGGCCCTGTATGCCGGCGCCTTCACCCTGCCCGAAGCCCTCGACGTCGCCGGCCGTCGCTAA
- a CDS encoding SseB family protein, with product MPNLEEPGRPAPRPLPGHIAAALAGAGGATDSAGQQWAGRSLAGDDAKIHNFEDDDGTADAGYLAAVAALRQGTGDEAGVVAALATARVFIPIVAQLAEEAESAHGLHADKQADMALVTLKAADGRTALPAFTSAAALAAWHPGARPVAVYAARAALSAVAEGAELLVLDPGADVTFVVRRPGVWALAQQHDWIPSYDDPELADEMARAASGFAAIRSIGLLPGRGVASRAADGAVLPGGGAGPELQVVLYLEDGLDAAGVQELVAGLQSEWSRNVLFGERVDSLEIKLRRAPD from the coding sequence ATGCCTAACCTCGAAGAGCCGGGGCGCCCGGCCCCCCGCCCCCTGCCTGGCCACATCGCGGCAGCGTTGGCCGGCGCCGGCGGCGCCACGGATTCCGCCGGCCAGCAGTGGGCAGGACGCAGCCTTGCCGGTGACGACGCGAAGATCCACAACTTCGAGGACGACGACGGCACGGCCGACGCCGGTTACCTCGCCGCAGTGGCAGCGCTCCGGCAGGGGACAGGAGATGAAGCGGGCGTCGTCGCCGCCCTGGCAACGGCACGGGTTTTCATTCCGATTGTGGCGCAACTGGCCGAAGAAGCTGAATCAGCCCACGGGCTGCACGCGGACAAGCAGGCAGACATGGCGCTGGTGACGCTGAAGGCGGCCGATGGCAGGACCGCCCTCCCCGCATTCACCTCGGCGGCGGCGCTGGCCGCCTGGCATCCCGGGGCCCGGCCCGTTGCCGTGTACGCCGCGCGGGCGGCCCTCTCGGCAGTCGCGGAAGGCGCCGAGCTCCTGGTCCTGGACCCGGGAGCAGACGTGACGTTCGTGGTGCGGCGCCCCGGCGTCTGGGCACTGGCACAGCAGCACGACTGGATCCCTTCGTACGACGACCCCGAACTGGCCGATGAGATGGCCCGCGCCGCCTCCGGTTTCGCCGCCATCCGCAGCATCGGGCTGTTGCCGGGCAGGGGAGTAGCGTCCCGTGCAGCAGACGGCGCCGTGCTCCCGGGCGGCGGCGCCGGGCCGGAACTCCAGGTGGTGCTGTACCTCGAGGACGGCCTGGACGCCGCCGGTGTCCAGGAACTGGTGGCCGGTCTGCAGTCGGAGTGGTCGCGGAATGTATTGTTTGGGGAGCGCGTCGACTCCCTGGAAATCAAACTGAGGCGCGCTCCCGACTAG
- a CDS encoding MFS transporter, with protein MNFALYRELLAIRPIRRLLLVGMIARIPHSAAGVLLTLHIVLTLGQGYAAAGAAAAVMTIGIALGAPWRGRRVDTVGLRTALIPSVISETVIWCVVPHVSYQWLLPLVFVGGLLTLPIFSVVRQSLGVLAEGDQRRTAFALDAITTEMVFMIGPAAGAVVATSGFTIAGLTVVGVATSLAGLFLMWFNPPTRSPGQTMECAEDEQHAAEVAVVATAPAHVQEAAAELAPAGAATSAAQGLRGRLAGGFAWFTATVAALFAVAAGAGMVLSGTDVGIVAALQTGGHQSEIGIVFVFWCAASVVGGLIYGAMHRPIPPVILLLGMAALTLPMAFAHDTWTLAFVSVLPGLLCAPVLSAASEKVADLVSEERRGEAMGWYGSALTAGVALGSPLAGIFIDVMGPSGGFVSVGTAGVVLCLVGLVLQQRRRKAAA; from the coding sequence GTGAATTTCGCTCTCTACCGGGAGTTGCTCGCCATCCGGCCGATCCGCCGGCTGCTGCTGGTGGGCATGATTGCCCGCATCCCGCACTCGGCTGCCGGGGTGCTCCTGACCCTGCATATCGTCCTCACCCTCGGCCAGGGCTACGCCGCCGCGGGTGCCGCCGCAGCCGTCATGACCATCGGCATTGCCCTGGGCGCTCCATGGCGTGGCAGGCGCGTTGACACCGTGGGACTCCGGACCGCACTCATCCCGTCCGTGATCTCGGAGACGGTGATCTGGTGCGTCGTGCCGCACGTGTCCTACCAGTGGCTCCTCCCGCTGGTCTTCGTGGGCGGCCTGCTCACCCTCCCCATCTTCAGTGTGGTCCGGCAGTCCCTCGGTGTCCTGGCGGAAGGCGACCAGCGGCGCACCGCCTTCGCCCTGGACGCCATCACCACGGAAATGGTCTTCATGATCGGCCCTGCCGCCGGCGCTGTGGTGGCCACCAGCGGATTCACCATTGCCGGGTTGACTGTGGTGGGCGTGGCCACGTCCCTCGCCGGGCTGTTCCTCATGTGGTTCAACCCGCCCACCCGCAGCCCGGGACAAACCATGGAATGCGCCGAGGATGAGCAGCACGCAGCGGAAGTTGCCGTCGTCGCCACCGCGCCGGCCCACGTCCAGGAAGCGGCCGCGGAACTGGCGCCGGCCGGAGCGGCCACCAGTGCTGCACAGGGACTGCGCGGAAGACTGGCAGGCGGCTTCGCCTGGTTCACCGCAACGGTCGCGGCACTCTTTGCCGTTGCTGCCGGCGCCGGAATGGTGTTGAGCGGCACCGACGTCGGCATTGTCGCGGCGCTGCAAACCGGCGGACACCAGAGCGAAATCGGCATCGTCTTCGTCTTCTGGTGCGCCGCGTCAGTGGTGGGCGGCCTCATCTACGGCGCCATGCACCGGCCCATCCCGCCTGTCATCCTGCTGCTGGGCATGGCGGCGCTGACCCTGCCCATGGCTTTTGCCCACGATACCTGGACCCTGGCGTTCGTCTCCGTCCTGCCGGGCCTGCTCTGCGCTCCCGTACTCTCCGCGGCCTCCGAAAAAGTCGCGGACCTGGTGTCCGAGGAGCGGCGGGGGGAGGCCATGGGCTGGTACGGCTCGGCCCTCACCGCCGGCGTTGCCCTCGGTTCACCGCTGGCCGGTATCTTCATCGACGTCATGGGGCCGTCCGGGGGCTTCGTTTCCGTCGGCACCGCCGGCGTCGTGCTGTGCCTGGTAGGCCTGGTCCTCCAGCAGCGCCGCCGGAAAGCCGCCGCCTGA
- a CDS encoding DUF1844 domain-containing protein has protein sequence MSTPDSNSYVFEPGDAGADVSQQIRDISEVPAIEVITTAAVHLMSAAAVKLGLAAEENAAELKDLDEARKLITALAGLVTAAAPEIGSQHAGPLRDGLRSLQLAFREESLIPDAPGKGPGEKYTGAVN, from the coding sequence ATGAGCACCCCAGACAGTAATTCGTACGTCTTCGAGCCCGGAGACGCAGGCGCAGACGTTTCACAACAGATCCGCGACATCTCCGAAGTCCCCGCCATCGAGGTCATCACCACGGCCGCGGTGCACCTGATGAGCGCCGCCGCCGTCAAGCTTGGCCTGGCCGCAGAGGAGAACGCCGCCGAGCTGAAGGACCTTGACGAGGCCCGGAAACTGATCACCGCACTGGCCGGCCTGGTCACCGCCGCCGCCCCCGAAATCGGCTCACAGCACGCCGGTCCCTTGCGCGACGGACTGCGGTCCCTTCAGCTGGCCTTCCGCGAGGAGTCGCTGATTCCGGACGCCCCGGGCAAGGGCCCGGGCGAAAAGTACACCGGGGCAGTGAACTAA
- the infC gene encoding translation initiation factor IF-3 encodes MRLVGPAGEQVGIVRIEDALRLAAESDLDLVEVAPQAKPPVCKLMDFGKYKYEAAVKAREARKNQTNTVLKEIRFRLKIDTHDYETKRGHALRFLGAGDKVKAMIQFRGREQQRPEMGIRLLQRFADDVAEVGVVESSPRIDGRNMVMVVGPLKNKAEAKAEARRATQRAEAKAQNEAKASGRVDTSGEDQAPLTQSLADLLPEGFTVSTEPDAVVEDNAPAEAPAAPEQEAPKQEAPKAAAPKQEAPKQEAPKAAAPKQEAPKQEAPKAAAPKQEAPKQEAPKAAAPKAAAPKAAAPKAAPAPRPAAAAKPEAAAPAAPKPAAVPAPPKPVARPAAPKPAARPAPKAAPKPAGKKTN; translated from the coding sequence GTGCGGCTGGTCGGCCCTGCAGGTGAACAGGTAGGAATCGTCCGTATTGAGGATGCCCTGCGACTGGCTGCCGAGTCCGACCTTGATCTCGTTGAAGTTGCACCTCAGGCGAAGCCTCCGGTGTGCAAGCTGATGGACTTCGGCAAGTACAAGTACGAGGCCGCGGTCAAGGCACGTGAAGCCCGGAAGAACCAGACGAACACTGTTCTGAAGGAAATCCGCTTCCGCTTGAAGATCGACACCCACGACTACGAGACCAAGCGCGGCCATGCCCTGCGCTTCCTCGGTGCCGGGGACAAGGTCAAGGCCATGATCCAGTTCCGCGGCCGTGAGCAGCAGCGTCCGGAGATGGGCATCCGCCTGCTCCAGCGCTTTGCCGACGACGTCGCCGAAGTTGGCGTAGTGGAGTCCAGCCCCCGCATTGATGGCCGCAACATGGTCATGGTGGTGGGTCCGCTGAAGAACAAGGCTGAGGCCAAGGCCGAGGCGCGCCGTGCAACGCAGCGTGCTGAAGCGAAGGCGCAGAATGAAGCCAAGGCTTCGGGACGTGTCGATACGTCCGGCGAGGACCAGGCCCCCTTGACGCAGTCACTGGCTGACCTGCTGCCGGAGGGTTTCACCGTCTCCACCGAACCGGATGCAGTCGTTGAGGACAATGCTCCCGCCGAGGCGCCCGCGGCTCCTGAGCAGGAAGCTCCGAAGCAGGAAGCCCCCAAGGCTGCTGCACCGAAGCAGGAAGCTCCGAAGCAGGAAGCCCCCAAGGCTGCTGCACCGAAGCAGGAAGCTCCGAAGCAGGAAGCCCCCAAGGCTGCTGCACCGAAGCAGGAAGCCCCGAAGCAGGAGGCCCCCAAGGCTGCTGCACCTAAGGCTGCTGCACCCAAGGCTGCTGCACCTAAGGCTGCTCCGGCGCCCCGGCCTGCAGCTGCCGCCAAGCCGGAAGCCGCCGCGCCTGCGGCGCCCAAGCCGGCCGCTGTGCCTGCACCGCCTAAGCCGGTGGCCAGGCCTGCTGCGCCGAAGCCTGCTGCACGCCCTGCCCCCAAGGCAGCGCCGAAGCCGGCCGGCAAGAAGACCAACTAG
- the rpmI gene encoding 50S ribosomal protein L35 yields MPKMKTHSGAKKRFKLTGSGKLRRQQANRRHYLEHKSSRLTRRLAGDKIVFKGDAKVIRKMLGI; encoded by the coding sequence ATGCCGAAGATGAAGACCCACAGTGGTGCTAAGAAGCGCTTCAAGCTGACCGGCAGCGGCAAGCTGCGCCGCCAGCAGGCCAACCGCCGCCACTACCTGGAGCACAAGTCCTCCCGCCTGACCCGCCGCCTTGCCGGCGACAAGATCGTCTTCAAGGGCGACGCCAAGGTCATCCGGAAGATGCTCGGCATCTAA
- the rplT gene encoding 50S ribosomal protein L20, which yields MARVKRAVNAHKKRRVVLERAKGYRGQRSRLYRKAKEQLLHSFVYSYGDRKKKKGDFRRLWIQRINAASRANGLTYNRLIQGLKAAEVEVDRRMLAELAVSDANAFAALVQVAKDSLPADTSAKKAAA from the coding sequence GTGGCACGTGTGAAGAGGGCGGTCAACGCCCACAAGAAGCGCCGGGTTGTTCTTGAACGCGCAAAGGGTTACCGCGGACAGCGTTCGCGCCTGTACCGCAAGGCCAAAGAGCAGCTGCTGCACTCGTTTGTGTACAGCTACGGTGACCGCAAGAAGAAGAAGGGCGACTTCCGCCGCCTGTGGATCCAGCGTATCAACGCTGCTTCCCGCGCCAATGGCCTCACCTACAACCGGCTCATCCAGGGCCTGAAGGCCGCCGAGGTCGAGGTTGACCGCCGTATGCTGGCCGAGCTTGCCGTCTCTGACGCCAACGCTTTCGCCGCACTGGTCCAGGTGGCCAAGGACTCCCTGCCGGCAGACACTTCCGCCAAGAAGGCAGCAGCCTAG
- a CDS encoding TrmH family RNA methyltransferase gives MNETGRPQDFPLSNPRADRVKDVAKLAGRPARLKRGQFLAEGPQAVREALKLHQQRIAAGAPGIVTEVFASESCLDRFPEFEELANGTNARLATEEVLAAMADTVNPQGIVAVCRFVDVPLGEVLDAGPRLIAVLCQVRDPGNAGTVLRAADSAGADAVVFTTSSVDIYNPKAVRSTAGSLFHLPVVLAADPAELAQACKARGIGILAADGYGQLDLDVLQDENARRRLSGTGPDSVYDLAAPTAWFFGNEAQGLSAEELELADHRVAVPVYGAAESLNLGTAATVCLYASARSQRRVQAPMEPAT, from the coding sequence ATGAACGAAACCGGGCGCCCGCAAGATTTTCCACTGTCCAACCCCCGAGCCGATCGGGTGAAGGACGTGGCAAAGCTTGCAGGGCGCCCGGCCCGGTTAAAGCGTGGCCAGTTCCTGGCTGAGGGGCCCCAGGCCGTGCGCGAAGCACTCAAACTCCACCAGCAGCGGATCGCGGCGGGAGCACCCGGAATAGTTACCGAGGTCTTCGCCAGCGAAAGCTGCCTTGACCGTTTTCCGGAATTCGAGGAGCTTGCCAACGGCACCAATGCCCGGCTGGCCACGGAAGAAGTCCTGGCAGCCATGGCGGACACCGTCAACCCCCAGGGGATCGTTGCCGTCTGCAGGTTTGTGGACGTGCCCCTTGGAGAGGTGCTCGACGCCGGGCCCCGCCTGATTGCCGTGCTGTGCCAGGTGAGGGACCCGGGGAACGCAGGAACTGTCCTGCGCGCGGCTGATTCCGCCGGTGCCGATGCAGTGGTTTTCACCACCTCCAGCGTGGACATCTACAACCCCAAGGCTGTCCGCTCCACTGCAGGGTCGCTCTTCCACCTTCCCGTCGTACTTGCTGCCGATCCCGCTGAACTGGCCCAGGCCTGCAAGGCGCGCGGCATCGGCATCCTCGCGGCTGACGGTTACGGGCAGCTGGACCTTGATGTCCTGCAGGACGAGAACGCCCGGCGCAGGCTCAGCGGTACCGGCCCGGACTCCGTCTACGATCTCGCCGCGCCTACCGCCTGGTTTTTCGGCAACGAGGCGCAGGGATTGTCCGCTGAGGAGCTGGAACTGGCGGACCACCGGGTGGCTGTTCCGGTGTACGGTGCCGCCGAAAGCCTCAATCTGGGGACCGCGGCCACGGTATGCCTCTACGCCAGCGCCCGCTCCCAGCGCCGGGTACAGGCTCCGATGGAGCCAGCAACATAA
- a CDS encoding GlsB/YeaQ/YmgE family stress response membrane protein — MGFLAWIILGLIVGAIVKAVMPGRVGGGWVTSLILGVVGAIVGGWIGSLLFNKGDLAFFDLGTWILAIVGGLVVAGIYGAVTGRGRTSRAP; from the coding sequence ATGGGTTTTCTTGCTTGGATTATTTTGGGCCTCATAGTCGGGGCCATCGTTAAGGCCGTTATGCCCGGACGGGTCGGCGGCGGCTGGGTCACCAGCCTCATCCTCGGTGTTGTTGGCGCCATTGTTGGCGGCTGGATTGGCAGCCTGCTGTTCAACAAGGGCGATCTTGCCTTCTTCGACCTCGGCACCTGGATTCTCGCTATCGTCGGTGGCCTGGTTGTCGCCGGCATTTACGGAGCAGTCACCGGACGCGGACGGACCAGCCGCGCACCATAA
- a CDS encoding MFS transporter, which translates to MSSVLSQSTATRTNIGMAIFALAMGGVGIGVTEFTMMGLLKEVEEGLGISTPEAGHLISAYALGVVVGAPLLAAVGAKLPRKNLALGLLLFFTVANLSSFIAPDYGSMLVSRFAAGLPHGAFFGVAAVIAASLVPATKRGWAISMVMAGLSVSNVVGVPAATWLGQTFGWRLLFVLVGAIGLLALALVWKFVPFQHAHPDASIRRELGALKRLQVWLALLVGIVGFGGFFATYTYIAHTMTAVAGIPSALIPLVVALYGLGMVAGNIAGGRLADKSVMGTLYRVLPAVAVALAVYAVAAHWPWSAMVMVFVVGASGSMLIPALQTRLLDASPDAPSLASSLNHAALNVANALGAFLGGVVIALGWGFVAPALVGAVLAILGFGVALLSGLLERKRPLAA; encoded by the coding sequence ATGAGCAGCGTTCTTTCCCAGTCCACGGCTACCCGCACCAACATCGGAATGGCCATCTTTGCCCTGGCCATGGGCGGCGTGGGCATCGGGGTCACCGAGTTCACCATGATGGGCCTGCTGAAGGAAGTGGAAGAGGGCCTGGGGATCAGCACTCCTGAAGCCGGGCACCTCATCTCCGCCTATGCGCTGGGCGTGGTGGTGGGTGCTCCCCTGCTGGCCGCCGTCGGCGCCAAACTCCCCCGCAAGAATCTCGCGCTGGGGCTGTTGCTGTTCTTTACAGTGGCCAATCTTTCGTCATTCATTGCGCCCGACTACGGTTCAATGCTGGTGTCCCGCTTTGCCGCCGGCCTGCCGCACGGCGCCTTTTTCGGGGTGGCAGCCGTCATTGCCGCATCCCTTGTTCCGGCGACCAAACGGGGATGGGCCATCTCGATGGTCATGGCCGGACTCAGCGTCTCCAACGTCGTGGGGGTACCGGCCGCCACGTGGTTGGGCCAGACTTTCGGGTGGCGCCTGCTGTTTGTCCTGGTCGGTGCCATCGGACTGCTGGCACTGGCCTTGGTGTGGAAATTCGTCCCCTTCCAGCACGCGCACCCGGACGCGAGCATCCGGCGCGAACTCGGGGCCCTCAAACGGCTCCAGGTGTGGCTGGCTCTCCTGGTGGGCATTGTGGGTTTCGGCGGCTTTTTCGCCACCTACACCTATATCGCCCACACCATGACGGCCGTGGCGGGCATCCCGTCCGCCCTGATCCCCCTGGTAGTGGCGCTCTACGGGCTGGGCATGGTGGCCGGGAACATCGCTGGCGGGCGGCTGGCCGACAAGTCCGTCATGGGCACCCTGTACCGGGTCCTCCCGGCCGTTGCCGTGGCCCTGGCGGTCTACGCGGTCGCTGCGCACTGGCCCTGGAGCGCCATGGTCATGGTCTTTGTGGTGGGAGCTTCCGGCTCGATGCTCATTCCTGCCCTGCAGACCCGGCTGCTGGACGCCTCACCCGATGCCCCGTCGCTGGCCTCCTCCCTCAATCATGCCGCGCTGAACGTGGCCAACGCCCTGGGCGCCTTCCTCGGCGGCGTTGTCATCGCCCTCGGCTGGGGCTTCGTTGCCCCGGCCCTGGTGGGCGCCGTGCTCGCCATCCTTGGTTTCGGCGTCGCCCTCCTCAGCGGCCTGCTCGAGCGCAAAAGGCCGCTGGCCGCCTGA
- a CDS encoding (deoxy)nucleoside triphosphate pyrophosphohydrolase → MTGLIQVVGGAVVDRLANPAVLLVARRSAPEHLAGLWEFPGGKVEPGEEPEAALVRELAEELGIGVHLGPELPADTPGGWPLNERASMRVWFAEVTRGEPMPLEDHDELRWVDLGDREAVLALPWIPADYPIVHALLDSVAQGSDPMDSDALLAEAPGRTKA, encoded by the coding sequence GTGACTGGACTGATTCAGGTTGTGGGCGGAGCTGTAGTGGACCGGCTGGCCAATCCGGCGGTGCTGCTGGTGGCCCGGCGAAGCGCGCCGGAGCACCTGGCGGGACTATGGGAGTTCCCGGGCGGCAAGGTGGAACCCGGTGAGGAACCCGAGGCGGCGCTGGTACGGGAGCTGGCTGAGGAACTAGGGATCGGCGTGCACCTGGGACCGGAGCTGCCGGCGGACACCCCGGGTGGCTGGCCGCTGAATGAAAGGGCCAGCATGAGGGTCTGGTTCGCGGAGGTGACGCGCGGGGAACCGATGCCCCTGGAGGACCACGATGAACTGCGCTGGGTTGACCTGGGGGACCGGGAGGCGGTCCTGGCCCTGCCGTGGATCCCGGCCGATTATCCGATCGTCCACGCACTGCTGGATTCTGTTGCCCAAGGTTCTGATCCCATGGATTCTGACGCGCTGCTTGCGGAAGCTCCGGGCAGGACCAAGGCCTGA
- a CDS encoding Rv2578c family radical SAM protein, with the protein MRWEAQALVPNPPDTAAGAAPALLPLAGLVRSITTPEFAGITFHEVTAKSALNRVPAGSKMPFEWTVNPYRGCSHACVYCFARKTHTYLDFDAGMDFDSQVVVKVNVAEVLRKELNKPSWGRHQVALGTNTDPYQRAEGRYRLMPGIIAALAESGTPLSILTKGTLLARDIPLLKRAATQVPVGLGISLAMTDEALSEAIEPGTPGPRARLKLVSRLREAGLPCGVMAMPILPWLSDSDEALDALFGSLAAAGATGVSAGALYLKPGTREWFMKWIATHHPELAGRYRRLYGTGSYASKEYRTWLAGKVRYFKARHGFSHSAGFSHRNLEDPRVEEAEYPAGIIPTAVPGAPADHPPAPVSAASRDAVQESLF; encoded by the coding sequence ATGAGATGGGAAGCGCAGGCACTGGTGCCCAATCCACCGGACACCGCAGCAGGGGCAGCTCCGGCGCTCCTTCCACTGGCGGGACTGGTCCGCTCCATCACCACTCCGGAGTTCGCCGGTATTACGTTCCATGAGGTCACGGCAAAGTCGGCGCTCAACAGGGTCCCGGCGGGGTCAAAGATGCCGTTCGAATGGACAGTGAATCCCTACCGCGGCTGCAGCCACGCCTGCGTTTACTGCTTTGCGCGGAAGACGCACACCTACCTGGATTTCGACGCCGGCATGGACTTTGACAGCCAGGTGGTGGTCAAGGTGAACGTCGCGGAGGTCCTCCGCAAGGAACTGAACAAGCCTTCCTGGGGACGCCATCAGGTGGCGCTGGGCACCAATACCGATCCCTACCAGCGGGCCGAGGGCCGGTACCGGCTCATGCCCGGCATTATTGCCGCACTGGCGGAGTCCGGCACTCCCCTGTCCATCCTCACCAAGGGAACCCTGCTGGCCAGGGACATTCCGCTGCTCAAGAGGGCTGCCACGCAGGTACCCGTGGGGCTGGGCATCTCCCTGGCCATGACGGACGAAGCCTTGTCGGAGGCCATCGAGCCCGGCACGCCCGGACCCAGGGCACGGCTCAAACTAGTCTCCCGCCTGCGTGAGGCTGGACTTCCCTGCGGTGTCATGGCCATGCCCATCCTGCCGTGGTTGTCAGACAGTGATGAGGCCCTGGATGCGCTGTTCGGTTCGCTGGCTGCAGCCGGGGCAACCGGAGTCAGTGCTGGCGCGCTGTACTTGAAACCGGGCACCAGGGAATGGTTCATGAAATGGATCGCCACCCACCACCCCGAACTCGCCGGCCGGTACCGGCGGCTGTACGGGACAGGTTCCTACGCCTCCAAGGAGTACCGCACCTGGCTGGCCGGCAAGGTCAGGTATTTCAAGGCCCGGCACGGCTTTTCACATTCCGCCGGTTTCAGCCACCGGAACTTGGAGGACCCCAGGGTGGAGGAAGCGGAATATCCGGCCGGGATCATTCCCACTGCGGTTCCCGGCGCCCCGGCTGATCATCCTCCGGCGCCAGTTTCGGCTGCATCCCGGGATGCTGTGCAGGAATCGCTTTTCTAA